A window of Chryseobacterium shandongense genomic DNA:
AACTATAATTTTAAATGATCCAGTTTTTGGGGAAGATTACAGTACAAAAACAAGAAAAAGTCATCTCATTGAGATGACTTTTTCTTGTTATAAATCTACTATTGAACAACAGATTTATAGAAATAAGAACAACTAAAGCAATTCTACATTACAAATATAGTCATATTATGAGAATCTGTATCACTTTATTTTTATTTTTTAAAAATATTTTCTCATCCCACTTAGCTATCAAATAAATTTTATAACCTATCTGAAAGTTTGACATTTATTACTGTAAGTGGTTATAAAGACTGGGAAACTTCAATAGTAAAAATTGTGAAAAACAAAGAACTTTGGAAAATTATTTAATAAAAAATTTCATTTAAAGGTGTATGTTGTTAATAATCAATATTTTAATTGAAATAAATGTTATATTTACATAATATAAAAAATACATATAATTATGTCACAAATTAAATGGTTTACTTTCATGCTTTTGCTGTCGCATTGCTTTATTTTTGGGCAACCTGGATCATTAGATACATCCTTCAATGTAGGTAGTGGGGTAGAAACACCCGTAGAAACAATATGTATTCAACCAGACGGAAAAATTTTAGTTGGAGGAAGTTTTCTGACTTATAATGGTGTTAGTAAAAAGAGAATCGTACGTCTTTTACCTGATGGAAGCATTGATAACACATTCAATACAGGAACAAGCTTTTCTGGTATTGTTTATAAGATAAAATTGCTTCCAAACGGAAAAATCTTTGTAGCTGGTGCATTTTCTAGCTTCAATGGGGTGAATAACCAGAAGTTCATAGTAAGATTAAACAGTGATGGAACACTTGATACATCCTTTAATGCCAATCAAATTAATAATAATATGAGCAGTTTCGTTTATGACTTTGCGGTATTGCCTGACAATAAAGTTATAATCGTTGGAAATATGACTAATTTCCAGAATACAGGAATTAAGTATTTAGCGAAATTAAATGCTGACGGGAGTTTAGATACTTCTTTTAATCAAGGAACTGGCTTTAACTATCCAATCAGAACTGTAGGCATACAGTCAGATGGTAAAATTATCGTTGGTGGTGATTTTACAACGTTCAATGGCTATGCCGCAAACTATTTGACAAGGCTCAATACAGATGGATCGAAAGATACTACTTTTAATCCAGGCGGATTTGGCTCAAGTGGAATTGTAACAGGTTTAACAGTTTTGGCAGATGATAAAATTTTAGCAGGTGGCAGTATAAGCAGTTATAACTATCAATCTGGTACTAATGAATTTATTCGGCTTAATGCAAATGGAACTTTAGATCAGAATTTTGCTGTTGATTATGACGCTTATGTTGCTGGAGCAACTGAAATTGTTTTGCAACCTGATAATAAGATATTAGTTGTAGGTACCCTCACATATTTCAATAATCAACCTGCGCGAAGTCTCATCAGACTTAATTATGACGGTAGTAATGATTCCAGTTTTAACATACAAGGAGGCCCCAATACTAATCTTATTACCTGTGCATTACAGAGTGATGGTAAGATTGTAATTGGGGGCAATTTTACAAATTACAACGGTGTTAGCATCAACAGGATTGCAAGAATTATAGGAGGAGGTTCATTAAGCGTTGCAGAGCAAACAAAAGATGATCTGAAAATATATCCAAATCCAACAAGTCGAATTCTTCAAATCTCTCCTAAAAATGAGTTTCAGACATATACTATCTATTCTTACGACGGAAGAGTAATTGAAAAGAAAGCCTTAAACAGTTCGGAAATTTCTGTTGAACATTTAGTGCGCGGTAACTATTTTATATTACTTTCAGGTAAAAATTCTTCTAAAAGTTTTTCATTTATAAAAGAGTGACCATGCAAAAGATTTAAGATTTTTCTACCGAGGATGTTTTTGAAATAGATGGCTAGAATATCTTCAGTGAATTGAATTTTAATTATCTACAATATTAATTTCTGAATTCTAAATTTGATGTGATTTTTTAAATGAGAAATCTAACTTCTCAATTGTGTTCACTGCGAGTTCCAGATATGGTTTGCTGGATTTATATAGATCTATTTTATATTTATATCCTTCAATATATAAAATAGAGCTATCGGTCATCGTTATTTTTTTGTTCTCATTTTTTCTTTTGATAAGAAAACTTACAACGATGCTTTTTTCGCCTTTATTCCCAGCGATTTTTGTTGTTTTGCATAAAGAATTTTCTTTTTCCGAATCGAGAATTGATTAATTTTCAGTGCTTTTTTAGATCTTCATTCTCTGATGATAAAGTTTTAACTGTTATTTAAAAATTCATGAATCAAAGCAATTTCAATATTGGATATCTCAATACAGTAGGACAATGTCAATCATCCTACCTGAGTACTATGAATACAGATGGAATCCCATACCT
This region includes:
- a CDS encoding T9SS type A sorting domain-containing protein, with the translated sequence MSQIKWFTFMLLLSHCFIFGQPGSLDTSFNVGSGVETPVETICIQPDGKILVGGSFLTYNGVSKKRIVRLLPDGSIDNTFNTGTSFSGIVYKIKLLPNGKIFVAGAFSSFNGVNNQKFIVRLNSDGTLDTSFNANQINNNMSSFVYDFAVLPDNKVIIVGNMTNFQNTGIKYLAKLNADGSLDTSFNQGTGFNYPIRTVGIQSDGKIIVGGDFTTFNGYAANYLTRLNTDGSKDTTFNPGGFGSSGIVTGLTVLADDKILAGGSISSYNYQSGTNEFIRLNANGTLDQNFAVDYDAYVAGATEIVLQPDNKILVVGTLTYFNNQPARSLIRLNYDGSNDSSFNIQGGPNTNLITCALQSDGKIVIGGNFTNYNGVSINRIARIIGGGSLSVAEQTKDDLKIYPNPTSRILQISPKNEFQTYTIYSYDGRVIEKKALNSSEISVEHLVRGNYFILLSGKNSSKSFSFIKE